In Canis aureus isolate CA01 chromosome 6, VMU_Caureus_v.1.0, whole genome shotgun sequence, one genomic interval encodes:
- the AQP4 gene encoding aquaporin-4 isoform X2 → MVAFRGVWTQAFWKAVTAEFLAMLIFVLLSLGSTINWGGTEKPLPVDMVLISLCFGLSIATMVQCFGHISGGHINPAVTVAMVCTRKISIAKSVFYVAAQCLGAIIGAGILYLVTPPSVVGGLGVTTVHGNLTAGHGLLVELIITFQLVFTIFASCDSKRTDVTGSVALAIGFSVAIGHLFAINYTGASMNPARSFGPAVIMGNWENHWIYWVGPIIGAVLAGGLYEYVFCPDVELKRRLKEAFSKATQQTKRSYMEVEDNRSQVETEDLILKPGVVHVIDIDRGEEKKGKDPSGEVLSSV, encoded by the exons atGGTGGCCTTCCGGGGGGTCTGGACTCAAGCTTTCTGGAAGGCAGTCACAGCAGAATTTCTGGCTATGCTCATCTTTGTGCTCCTCAGCCTCGGATCCACCATCAACTGGGGTGGAACGGAAAAGCCACTACCTGTCGACATGGTTCTCATCTCTCTTTGCTTTGGACTCAGCATTGCGACCATGGTGCAGTGCTTTGGCCACATCAGCGGCGGCCACATCAACCCTGCTGTGACGGTGGCCATGGTGTGCACCAGGAAGATTAGCATCGCCAAGTCTGTCTTCTACGTcgcagcacagtgcctgggagcCATCATTGGAGCTGGGATTCTCTACCTCGTCACACCTCCCAGTGTGGTGGGGGGCTTGGGGGTCACCACG gttCATGGAAATCTTACCGCTGGTCACGGTCTCCTGGTGGAGTTGATAATCACATTTCAGTTGGTGTTTACTATTTTTGCCAGCTGTGACTCCAAACGGACTGATGTCACTGGTTCAGTAGCTTTAGCAATTGGATTTTCTGTTGCGATTGGACATTTATTTGCA ATCAATTACACTGGTGCCAGCATGAACCCCGCCAGATCCTTTGGACCTGCAGTTATCATGGGAAATTGGGAAAACCACTGG ATATATTGGGTTGGACCGATCATAGGAGCTGTCCTCGCTGGTGGCCTTTACGAGTATGTCTTCTGTCCAGATGTTGAACTCAAACGTCGTTTGAAAGAAGCCTTCAGCAAAGCTACCCAGCAAACAAAGCGGAGCTACATGGAAGTGGAGGACAACAGGAGTCAGGTGGAGACTGAGGACTTGATCCTAAAACCTGGAGTGGTGCATGTGATTGACATTGACCGGGGCgaggagaagaaggggaaggacCCATCAGGCGAGGTGTTGTCATCGGTATGA
- the AQP4 gene encoding aquaporin-4 isoform X1 — MSGRPAARQWGKCGPLCKRESIMVAFRGVWTQAFWKAVTAEFLAMLIFVLLSLGSTINWGGTEKPLPVDMVLISLCFGLSIATMVQCFGHISGGHINPAVTVAMVCTRKISIAKSVFYVAAQCLGAIIGAGILYLVTPPSVVGGLGVTTVHGNLTAGHGLLVELIITFQLVFTIFASCDSKRTDVTGSVALAIGFSVAIGHLFAINYTGASMNPARSFGPAVIMGNWENHWIYWVGPIIGAVLAGGLYEYVFCPDVELKRRLKEAFSKATQQTKRSYMEVEDNRSQVETEDLILKPGVVHVIDIDRGEEKKGKDPSGEVLSSV; from the exons caAGTGTGGACCTttgtgtaagagagagagcatcatGGTGGCCTTCCGGGGGGTCTGGACTCAAGCTTTCTGGAAGGCAGTCACAGCAGAATTTCTGGCTATGCTCATCTTTGTGCTCCTCAGCCTCGGATCCACCATCAACTGGGGTGGAACGGAAAAGCCACTACCTGTCGACATGGTTCTCATCTCTCTTTGCTTTGGACTCAGCATTGCGACCATGGTGCAGTGCTTTGGCCACATCAGCGGCGGCCACATCAACCCTGCTGTGACGGTGGCCATGGTGTGCACCAGGAAGATTAGCATCGCCAAGTCTGTCTTCTACGTcgcagcacagtgcctgggagcCATCATTGGAGCTGGGATTCTCTACCTCGTCACACCTCCCAGTGTGGTGGGGGGCTTGGGGGTCACCACG gttCATGGAAATCTTACCGCTGGTCACGGTCTCCTGGTGGAGTTGATAATCACATTTCAGTTGGTGTTTACTATTTTTGCCAGCTGTGACTCCAAACGGACTGATGTCACTGGTTCAGTAGCTTTAGCAATTGGATTTTCTGTTGCGATTGGACATTTATTTGCA ATCAATTACACTGGTGCCAGCATGAACCCCGCCAGATCCTTTGGACCTGCAGTTATCATGGGAAATTGGGAAAACCACTGG ATATATTGGGTTGGACCGATCATAGGAGCTGTCCTCGCTGGTGGCCTTTACGAGTATGTCTTCTGTCCAGATGTTGAACTCAAACGTCGTTTGAAAGAAGCCTTCAGCAAAGCTACCCAGCAAACAAAGCGGAGCTACATGGAAGTGGAGGACAACAGGAGTCAGGTGGAGACTGAGGACTTGATCCTAAAACCTGGAGTGGTGCATGTGATTGACATTGACCGGGGCgaggagaagaaggggaaggacCCATCAGGCGAGGTGTTGTCATCGGTATGA